In Geotalea uraniireducens, the genomic window CCTGCAACTGGCCGTGATCTTGTTGGAATCGATGTCGACCGGCAGTTCCAGTGTACGGGAGAATTTGCCGGAGCCGAGTTCGGAGCGGTGCACAATCTGCCCTTCCTTCTCGACGAACGGTTTGCGTTCCCCGCTGATGGTGACTGTGTTCCGCAGTACGGTCAGATCGACATCCTTCGGATCGACGCCGGGAACCAGTGCCTCGATGTAGACATGCCCCTCGTCTTCGCTGAAATTGACCAGCGGAAAACGACGGGTTGTTACCGGCGAAAGGAATGTCGGTCCAAACGGCCGACCAAAACCTGCGCCACGGAACGCTTCATCGATTTCCCTTCTCAGGTTGTCCAGTTCCTTGAATACATCCCAGCTTGCCATGTGGATTACCTCCTTTCGATATGTGATTTTCTGGTCAAAAAATAAGTACGCACTTCCTGCGTGTCAAGAGGGGGGGGGTAATTTTTCGAGCTACCTCAACATGCTGATATCATGGAGCATATTTCAATATTTCTTCTTGAAATCGATATGACGCTTTGCTACTATTTTAGCACTCAGCGCCATAGAGTGCTAATCATGATACAGTCTTTCAGGAGGTGCATCGTGGTTACCAATCTGCCAATCGTTACCGACAGTCTTACCCTCTACCTTTCCGAAATCCGCAAATTCAAATTACTCACTGAAGACGAGGAAAGAAATTACGCCGTCAAGTTCTTTGAGGAAAAGGACCTGGAGGCAGCGCATGCCCTCGTAACCTCAAATCTGCGCTATGTGGTTAAAGTTGCCTCCGAATACCGTCATTACGGTCTGAAAATGCTCGATCTGATCCAGGAGGGCAATATTGGCCTCATGATGGCGGTTCGCAAATTCAATCCCTATAAAGGGGTTCGATTGATTTCCTATGCCGTATGGTGGATACGGGCCTACATTCAGAATTTTATCGTCTCTACCTGGAGTCTCGTCAAAGTCGGCACGACGCAAGCCCAAAGAAAATTGTTTTACGGGTTACGCAAGACAAAGGAAGCACTGCTCAAACTAACTGGCAATGACAGCGACGCCCTGGAAGTGTCAAGCGTGCTCCATGTTCCAGGCCATGAAGTCGTTGAGATGGAGCAGCGCCTTAAAGGGGAAGTTTCTCTCGATAGAGAGATATATGATAGCGACGGCTTGACCATTCTCGAAACCATTGCCGATGATCGGATGAATCAGGAAGAAATGCTTGGCGAGTATCAAGAAGAGCATGCACTGAAAATAGCGGTTGCTCATGCCATGCA contains:
- a CDS encoding Hsp20/alpha crystallin family protein → MASWDVFKELDNLRREIDEAFRGAGFGRPFGPTFLSPVTTRRFPLVNFSEDEGHVYIEALVPGVDPKDVDLTVLRNTVTISGERKPFVEKEGQIVHRSELGSGKFSRTLELPVDIDSNKITASCRDGIMQVTLAKAEHAKPKKIDIKLS
- the rpoH gene encoding RNA polymerase sigma factor RpoH, producing MVTNLPIVTDSLTLYLSEIRKFKLLTEDEERNYAVKFFEEKDLEAAHALVTSNLRYVVKVASEYRHYGLKMLDLIQEGNIGLMMAVRKFNPYKGVRLISYAVWWIRAYIQNFIVSTWSLVKVGTTQAQRKLFYGLRKTKEALLKLTGNDSDALEVSSVLHVPGHEVVEMEQRLKGEVSLDREIYDSDGLTILETIADDRMNQEEMLGEYQEEHALKIAVAHAMQGLNEKERYIVEHRITSDDPATLQDIADHFSISRERVRQIEERALTKLRNILKT